In Scomber japonicus isolate fScoJap1 chromosome 19, fScoJap1.pri, whole genome shotgun sequence, a single genomic region encodes these proteins:
- the prpf4 gene encoding U4/U6 small nuclear ribonucleoprotein Prp4 isoform X2 — MSDEEDMAAPAAKTRRVFYGSLEEKERERLNAATATTTGSDAVKAGIEAGNINISSGETLEMEERVSERQQEALAEFERRRRARQITVSTDDAEVKAGLRALGEPITLFGEGPADRRERSRSCSASSGPDALKKSRKDEEKAKRSQEECQQTWYHEGSASLKDARLWLAKYSLPRAMRRLEAARAQKDVTEATRTIRQQEVHKSLRNLNNFCSQIGDDRPISFCHFSPDSKMLVTGSWSGLCKLWSVPDCNLIRSLRGHNTNVGAVVFRPEAGVSLDQSDVNLASCAADGSVKLWTLDSDEPVADIEGHSERVSRVSWHPSGRFLGTTCYDNSWRLWDLEVQEEILHQEGHSKGVHDLHFHPDGSLAATGGLDAFGRVWDLRTGRCVMFLEGHLKEIYSLSFSPNGYHLATGSGDNTCKVWELRNRKCLYTVPAHQNLLSAVRFQPTDGHFLLTGAYDNTAKVWSHPGWTPLKTLAGHEGKVMGVDVSPDGKLIATCSYDRTFKLWLSE; from the exons ATGTCTGACGAGGAGGACATGGCGGCTCCGGCGGCGAAGACTCGTCGTGTTTTCTACGGCAGCCTGGAGGAGAAGGAGCGGGAACGCCTCAACGCTGCCACGGCAACCacgacaggaagtgatgcgGTTAAGGCCGGCATCGAGGCGGGAAACATAAACATCTCATCAG GAGAGACCCTGGAGATGGAGGAGCGTGTCAGCGAGCGGCAGCAGGAAGCTCTGGCGGAGTTCGAGCGGCGGCGGCGAGCGCGGCAGATCACCGTCTCCACGGACGACGCCGAGGTGAAGGCCGGCCTCCGAGCGCTCGGAGAGCCAATCACGTTGTTCGGGGAGGGACCAGCTGACCGCCGGGAGAGGT CGCGGTCGTGCTCAGCGTCGTCGGGGCCAGACGCTCTGAAGAAGTCgaggaaagatgaagagaaagccaaAAGGTCCCAGgaagag TGCCAGCAGACCTGGTACCACGAAGGCTCCGCCTCCCTGAAGGACGCTCGGCTCTGGTTGGCTAAATACTCTCTGCCCAG GGCGATGAGGCGTCTGGAGGCTGCACGCGCTCAGAAGGACGTTACCGAGGCAACGAGGACCATCcgccaacaggaagtgcacaagAGCCTCAGA aACCTGAATAACTTCTGCAGTCAGATCGGAGATGATCGACCAATCAGCTTCTGCCACTTCAGCCCGGACTCTAAGATGCTCGTGACTGGTTCCTG GAGCGGGCTGTGTAAGCTGTGGTCCGTCCCAGACTGCAACCTGATTCGTTCCCTGAGAG gACACAACACCAACGTCGGCGCCGTGGTCTTCCGTCCGGAGGCCGGCGTCTCTCTCGACCAATCAGACGTCAACCTGGCGTCATGTGCTGCAGACGGGTCCGTCAAGCTGTGGACCCTCGACAG CGATGAGCCGGTCGCAGACATCGAGGGTCACAGTGAGCGAGTCTCTCGAGTGTCCTGGCATCCTTCCGGAAGATTCCTGGGAACCACCTG ttATGATAACTCGTGGCGGTTGTGGGACCTCGAGGTTCAGGAGGAGATTCTTCATCAGGAAGGTCACAGCAAAGGAGTCCATGACCTTCACTTCCACCCCGACGGCTCGCTGGCTGCTACCgg AGGGCTGGATGCGTTCGGCCGGGTCTGGGACCTTCGGACCGGGCGCTGCGTGATGTTTCTAGAAGGTCACCTGAAGGAGATCTACAGCCTCAGCTTCTCCCCCAACGG GTATCACCTGGcgacaggaagtggagacaaCACCTGTAAGGTTTGGGAGCTGAGGAACAGGAAGTGCCTGTACACAGTCCCCGCCCACCAGAACCTGCTGTCAGCCGTCCGCTTCCAAC CCACAGACGGACACTTCCTGTTAACGGGAGCGTACGATAACACGGCGAAGGTCTGGAGCCATCCCGGTTGGACGCCGCTGAAGACGCTCGCCGGCCACGAGGGGAAG GTGATGGGCGTCGACGTGTCACCTGACGGGAAACTGATCGCTACGTGTTCATACGACCGCACCTTCAAGCTGTGgctgtcagagtga
- the prpf4 gene encoding U4/U6 small nuclear ribonucleoprotein Prp4 isoform X1: MRRLEAARAQKDVTEATRTIRQQEVHKSLRNLNNFCSQIGDDRPISFCHFSPDSKMLVTGSWSGLCKLWSVPDCNLIRSLRGHNTNVGAVVFRPEAGVSLDQSDVNLASCAADGSVKLWTLDSDEPVADIEGHSERVSRVSWHPSGRFLGTTCYDNSWRLWDLEVQEEILHQEGHSKGVHDLHFHPDGSLAATGGLDAFGRVWDLRTGRCVMFLEGHLKEIYSLSFSPNGYHLATGSGDNTCKVWELRNRKCLYTVPAHQNLLSAVRFQPTDGHFLLTGAYDNTAKVWSHPGWTPLKTLAGHEGKVMGVDVSPDGKLIATCSYDRTFKLWLSE, encoded by the exons ATGAGGCGTCTGGAGGCTGCACGCGCTCAGAAGGACGTTACCGAGGCAACGAGGACCATCcgccaacaggaagtgcacaagAGCCTCAGA aACCTGAATAACTTCTGCAGTCAGATCGGAGATGATCGACCAATCAGCTTCTGCCACTTCAGCCCGGACTCTAAGATGCTCGTGACTGGTTCCTG GAGCGGGCTGTGTAAGCTGTGGTCCGTCCCAGACTGCAACCTGATTCGTTCCCTGAGAG gACACAACACCAACGTCGGCGCCGTGGTCTTCCGTCCGGAGGCCGGCGTCTCTCTCGACCAATCAGACGTCAACCTGGCGTCATGTGCTGCAGACGGGTCCGTCAAGCTGTGGACCCTCGACAG CGATGAGCCGGTCGCAGACATCGAGGGTCACAGTGAGCGAGTCTCTCGAGTGTCCTGGCATCCTTCCGGAAGATTCCTGGGAACCACCTG ttATGATAACTCGTGGCGGTTGTGGGACCTCGAGGTTCAGGAGGAGATTCTTCATCAGGAAGGTCACAGCAAAGGAGTCCATGACCTTCACTTCCACCCCGACGGCTCGCTGGCTGCTACCgg AGGGCTGGATGCGTTCGGCCGGGTCTGGGACCTTCGGACCGGGCGCTGCGTGATGTTTCTAGAAGGTCACCTGAAGGAGATCTACAGCCTCAGCTTCTCCCCCAACGG GTATCACCTGGcgacaggaagtggagacaaCACCTGTAAGGTTTGGGAGCTGAGGAACAGGAAGTGCCTGTACACAGTCCCCGCCCACCAGAACCTGCTGTCAGCCGTCCGCTTCCAAC CCACAGACGGACACTTCCTGTTAACGGGAGCGTACGATAACACGGCGAAGGTCTGGAGCCATCCCGGTTGGACGCCGCTGAAGACGCTCGCCGGCCACGAGGGGAAG GTGATGGGCGTCGACGTGTCACCTGACGGGAAACTGATCGCTACGTGTTCATACGACCGCACCTTCAAGCTGTGgctgtcagagtga
- the ufc1 gene encoding ubiquitin-fold modifier-conjugating enzyme 1 yields the protein MADESARRAVSQIPLLKTHAGPRDRALWPQRLKEEYQSLIRSVEQNKHEDNDWFRLESNPDGTRWTGTCWFIHELLRYEFRLEFDIPVTYPDTAPEVAVPELDGKTAKMYRGGRICLTDHFKPLWARNAPRFGLAHLMALGLAPWLAVEIPDLISKGLVVHRERPREEAQ from the coding sequence ATGGCGGATGAGAGCGCGCGCCGTGCCGTGTCACAGATCCCGCTGCTGAAGACGCACGCGGGTCCGCGGGACCGCGCCTTGTGGCCGCAGCGTCTGAAGGAAGAGTATCAGAGTCTCATCCGGTCCGTGGAGCAGAACAAGCACGAGGACAACGACTGGTTCCGGTTAGAGTCCAACCCGGACGGCACGCGCTGGACCGGCACGTGCTGGTTCATCCACGAGCTGCTCAGGTACGAGTTCCGGTTGGAGTTCGACATCCCGGTGACGTATCCGGACACGGCACCGGAAGTAGCGGTCCCGGAGCTGGACGGGAAGACGGCTAAGATGTACCGGGGGGGCCGGATATGCCTCACCGACCACTTCAAGCCTCTGTGGGCGCGCAACGCCCCGCGCTTCGGGCTCGCGCACCTCATGGCACTCGGGCTCGCGCCTTGGCTCGCGGTGGAGATCCCGGACCTGATCAGCAAGGGTCTCGTGGTCCACCGGGAACGTCCGCGCGAGGAGGCCCAGTGA